The DNA region CCCGGTCCTGGAATTCCCCGATGGCACCCTGCTGGAGCCGCCGGTCACACGGGACCGTCTGACGGCGATTCTGCGCCGCATGGACTGAGCCGCGCGCGGCGTTCCCGCCTTGACGCGCCCCGGCGGCGCATTATCTTGACACGAGGTTGTACACGGAGAACGCGCTCCATGGGGCAACGTGGCTTTCACAACGGCAATGGGCTTTCGCGACCGGTTCTGGTGCTCAACCAGAACTATGAGCCGTTGACCGTCTGCCCCGCCCGCCGCGCGGTGGTCCTCGTCTTTCTCGGCAAAGCCGAAATCATCGAATACCTCGAAGGGGGCATGGTCCACAGCGCCCGCGACAGTTTTCCGCTGCCGTCGGTGGTGCGTCTGGGCGTCTACATCTCCCGTCCACAGAAGCGCGTGCTGCTGACCCGGCGCAACATCATCAAGCGTGATGGCCACCGCTGCCAGTACTGCGGCCAATCGCGCACCGCAATGACGGTCGATCATGTCATCCCGAAAAACCGCGGCGGCGAAGAGACCTGGGAAAACCTCGTCTGCGCCTGCGTGCGTTGCAACAACAAGAAGGGGGACCGTACGCCCGAAGAGGCGGCCATGCCCCTGCGCCGACAACCGCGACGTCCCACCCACATCACATTCATCCAGCGCTTTATCGGCCTGGGCGACCAGCGCTGGAAGCAGTACCTGTTTCTGGATTGACCCACCCGCAGAAATACGCCGTGCAAGGCGGGCAGGTCTCAGACTTGCCCCACATATCCCAATCATCCGTAGAAGCGGCTGTTGAGCCGCGCTCGGCCGTCTGATGACAAAATCGCCATTCGGGAGATTGGGCCTCCCAAGGGCGCCATCGTGGCGCCGCTTACGCCGGCAAATGCATCGCCCGCCGCACTTCCGTCATCGTGTCGGCGGCGCGGGCACGGGCCTTGTCGGCGCCGACTTTCAGCGCCTTGTCGAGGGTCGGCTGGTCCTTTTCCAGGGCGGCGCGTCGCTCGCGCACCGGGCGCAACGTGGCGTTCAGATTGTCCGCCAGACGCATCTTGCAGTCGACACATCCCAATGCCCCGCTGCGGCAGGGTGGCGCGATTTCGGACTCGTGAGTGGGTGTGTAAATTTTGTGTAATGAATAAACCGGACAGATCTCCGGACGTCCCGGATCGCCTTTGCGCAGTTTGTTGGGGTCGGTGAACATCTTTTTGAGCCGGGCGCGGGTCTCATCCTCAGAATGCGAGAGCGAAATCTCGTTGTTGTAGGATTTCGACATCTTGCGCCCATCCAGCCCCGGCACCGCCGCAAACGGGGTCAGCAGAGACTGCGGCTCGGGAAAGACTTCCCCGTAAAGTGAATTGAACCGACGCGCCACCTCGCGGGTGAGCTCGATGTGCGGCAATTGATCCTGCCCGACCGGCACGCCCCCGGCGCGGTAAACGAGAATGTCGGCCGCCTGCAGCAGGGGATAGCCGAGGAAACCGTAGGAGTCCAGCCCCAGCTCGTTGGCCTTGTCCTTGTAAGAGGGGACGCGCTCCAGCCACGGGATCGGCGTGATCATGGAAAACAGCAGATGCAGTTCGGCATGCTCTTTGACCTGGGATTGGATAAAGACCGCGGTCCTGGCGGGGTCCAGGCCGGCAGCGATGTAGTCGATCGCCATCTGCCGGATCCGCTCGGGCAGTTGCGCGGTGTCGTTGTAGTCGGAGGTGAGCGCGTGCCAGTCGACGATACAGCAGTACATCTCATGGTCCTGTTGCAGGCGGACCCAGTTTTTGAGCGCGCCTTCGTAATTGCCCAGATGCAGACGTCCGGTCGGCTGCATGCCCGAAAGGATAATCTTATTGGCTGCCATGTTCTCCCTTAAGTCCCGTGAAATCACCATCCGGATCCATCCCGGATCAATCCCGCCAATTAATGCCGCGCGACGGTGACCGTCACTGAGTTTCTGGCACGCACCGGTCGCGCGACTAGGGGCTTTCAGGCCCTTGTCCTGCACCCCCACTGACATGACGTACGGGGGGGCGAGCCTCCCGGCGAGCCGCCACAGCATGATCGCCTTGTTGCATCCATATCCATTCCTTCCCCCTGAACGGATTCGCGAATCGTCGACTGAAGCGCCCACCTTCAGTGGCGGCTCCGCAGGAGCTTCGCCCTCCCGGCACTGTGCGCTGGTCTCGGCTGCATGCTCAACAAAGATCCTAGGACCCGGCAAAGAGCGCCGGGTCCTGGACGACGGAACACGGCATTGCGCAGCAGGTCTGGGAGCGGGCCCTGGACACACCAAACCCGTAGAAGCGGCTCTTGAGCCGGGTCGCGCTCGCCTTGAAAACGAAGACACCCGTCAGGGATTCGCGCCGGATTGACCAAACGCAGCGCGGCCGTAACCGCGGTACTGCGTGGGATTGGGAGAGGGAGGGACTTACTTGGACCGTAGATCGGAGCGGATGGAACGTCGATCGTAGAACGGTCACGGCCGCTGCGCCCTGCCGCAGAGGGACCTGCGACCGGACATATGCGCTGCACCTCCGCAGCACAATCTTCTGAAGACCTGCCTGTCGTTTGAGTCGGGACGGGCCTGCCGCCCCGGTAATGTCGTAAGGCCGGTTCTGCGCCGCATCGAGCCCCCCAGGGCCCTCGCGCGGCAGACATGCGCAGTTGTTTCCTACCCGGAACTTTGCTCTTGGTTCCAAATGAGGAGAATAAGTTTTGAGTATTTGCGCTGACTTCGGTGAAAACGGTGTTCACAGTTCGACCACCTCGCCTCCCTTGGGATGTCCCCATACCTGCTTGCTCTAACCCCTTGATTTTATGGAGTTCAATGGCGCGTCACTTAATCTGACCGTTTAAGAACAGTTGGCATCTCCCTATCTGTTAGCACCTTGCGCAGGCGTTGTTCACGGATCAAACAGACCTGCGCAACGGCAGACAACTTGCAATGGCCCATTAACGGCAGGGGAGTGGATCACCGGGTGAGGCGCTCCGACTCCTCGTGGGAGCAAGGCAGGACGAGTGAAGGGAAGCAGGGATTTCGGTCGCAGAGGGAGGAGTTCGGAGATGTTACCGCAAGCAGGCAACCATCGAATCGCAAACATCCTGTTTGGGATCGCGGTCTTCGCGCTGGCCATGGCCCCGTGTGGCCCGGCGTGGGCGCAATTCGCCGGGGGCGGTCTGTCGTCCAACGGCGTCAGCGTCTCGGGGTACTTCGATGTACAGGCGGTCGGACGCAACGCCGAGCTGGGCAAGAATGACTTCCAGATCGGCCAGTTGGCGGTTGAGTTGTCGTCGGATCTGTCGCGACGGGTGACGGCGGGGATGGAGATCGCCTACGGTTTCGACGAGAATGTCGCCATCGACGAGGCCTTCGTCGATTGGAACGTTTACCAATGGGATGGCAAGCCGCGGGTCAACCCGCTGGGTACCATCTCGGCGGGTTTTATGGCGGGGCAGTTTGATGTCCCGTTCGGGCTGGACTGGCGGTCCTATCGCAGTGTCGACCGGCCGCTGGTGTCCATGCCCACGGTCATCGCCAACACCCACCGTGGCTGGAACGATCTCGGCGTCGAATTCCACGGCGAGCAGACTTGGGCGAACTGGTCGGTGTTTGCGGTCAACGGCTTCGGCACGTCGAAGACTCTACGGATGCCGGAGCGGGCCGCGCCGACCGGTTTGGTCGCAGGCGGGAACGATGCCGCCTCCGATGATGTGTTCCCCACCGAGGCCTACGGCGCGCGCTTCGGGCTGGTGGTCAACGAGCACATCGAGTTCGGAACCTCCTTCGCCGCCGGATACACCGACAACAACGAGCAGGATGAGCGCCTCTTCGGGTTCGACCTCACCGGCCGGACCGACGAGTTTGAACTGAAGGGAGAGTTCATCAGCCATGAGCGCCACCGGGTCGGCGGGAAGGAAACGGTGTTCGGGTTCTACGCGCAGGGGATGTACAGCGTCGACGAACACTGGTTTGGCGTGGTGCGCCAGGATGTGTTCAACGCCGACGGCGCGGTGGTGTGGCCGCAGAACGTGGCGATGACCAACACGCTTCTTTCCACCTCGGCCGGCGCGGGCTACCGCGTCGGCCCCGGCGCGCAGGTGCGCGTTGAGTACCAACTCACCGATGGCGCCAACAACGACACGGTGTTCCTCCAGACCGCCGTCGGTTTCTGATCGCACCTCCCCCCATTCGCCGCAGTCGGGCGAATGGTCGCTTCACTCACCCCCCGGTCGCTCTGCGAGGCGGCCGGGGGATTTCATTGACATACACGGTGTGACGTGGCAGTGAGCGATGGACGGAAAACCCCTTGTCCTGCTCGGGGAGGGCGAGGCTTCCGCCGAGCCTGCCCTTTTTCTGGTCCCTGACAAGAGCAGGCTCCGCAAAGCGTCGCCCTCCCGTTCGTTACGAAAGTTCCCCATCCGGGAGGGCGAAGCCCGGAGGCGTTGAGCCGCCGCGAATGGTGAGCATTCCCGACAGCGATACGCGCATTCGCGCACGGGGGAATCTGAGGCCGCCCATTGCCTGGGCATGGGTCATTCGACACCCCGAGCCGATTCAGTCGATCTGGCCGCGGATTTCGCCGCTGGGATGCTGGTCGGTGTGCACGTTCACATAGGCGCCGCCCGCGTCGATGATCGCGATCAAATCGGAAAGCGGATGCCCGGCCAGCGGACCGGTCAGGTTGGAGGCGGTGATGACACCCTCTGCGAGGACGCCATCGGTGCGTCCCGGGAGAGTCGGCCCGAGGTAAAGCCCGACCACCACCGGCCCGGCGGTACCGGCCGGTGCGGTGTGGATGTGGGCCGCGCGCACATTCTCGATGTTGGCCACAATGAGTTTGTAGGACAATGTGAGGCCATCACCGCTCAACTGAAATTCAGCCTGGCCCTGGGCGAGGGTGGACACCGCGGGCGTTTCCTCATCTCCGGACAGATGCGTGCGGAAATTGCGGGGCGGCGCCGCCACCGTGACGGTCGCTGTCAGCCATGCCGCCACTCCGATCGCTGACAAGGCCGTGGCCATGGACTTGCGCATGCTTGCCTCCTCTGTGCTCGCTGGTTTGCGGTAACCTGCCGATGGGGCAGGGGACTCGAATAATAGACCCTACCCAAACCGGACAAAAAAAGTTCCGGCCGGACAACAGCCAGCTGGCTGTCCGGCCGGACCCACATCTGACCATTGGGCTAATTCATCGTGGCACTGAAGCGCACGGCGACGCTGGGTCCGCTCCAGTTCTCATCGACATCGGGATCAGGGATCGAGTGCAGGCCGAGCGATCCGGCCACTCCCAGCCCCCAGTTCCGCCCCACCCACCACTCCTTGCCAATGGTGAGGTCGATGACCACGCCGTTATCGGATTCGAGGTCCATGTCATCGGCCTCCAGAGTGAGCGAGCCGAGTCCGACCGAACCGGATAGATAGACATTGGCGGGCATAAGATAGTATGTCAGCCCCACGCCAACCGCGCCGAGGGTGAGATCGCCATCGAGTTCGCCCTCGGCATTGCCGACTTCCGCATCCGGGTTGGTCATGCTCCAGCCGAAGAGGGTCCCGTGGAGCGCGAGATTGGGCGCCACGATGGCCCCGATCGCGAAGTTGAGATCGCCGGCCGGCCCGGAGAATTTGACCTTGGTGTTCATCGCTTCAATTTCGGTGGAGGCGGCGCCGACGCCCGCCGAGAGCCGCAGGAAGAATCCGTTGAGATGGTCCCGATCCCCCGCCGAGGCGTTCGGGCTCAGAACGAAGGCCGTCCGAACGGCGGCAAGCCCCCACGGCGCGACACGCGTAATCGGCTTCATCGATGGTCCTCCGGATTGGGTTGAAAAGTTGCCGGCGACTGGCCGGCGTGCGTTGCCGCCATGGTCGCGCAGCAGAGCGGCCGGGGTCAACCACATTTCGAGCGCCGATCTCAGGATTCGGTGGCAATGCCGCGGACGCGCTCGGCCCCGTGGCGGCGGCGTCCGGGCTATTCCGATGTCCACGGCGTGCAGAGCGCGCCGGCTACGCCAGCGGCCGCCCGTGTGCGGATCATCTGTCCGACCCACTGTTCTGCGTCGTCGCACGAACGGAAGATCCGCACGATACGGGTGCTGTGCGGGGCCATGTCACGGTAGGTCTGGTACATCCGTGCCAGTCCGAACGCGGTCGGATGCGGCGCCACAATCGCCAGATAGGTGGGCTCTGCGGGCGAATCGTTACTGGCCGCCAGTTCCGCCAATTCGCGCACGTTGCGACCGGAGATATATTCAATCCGTTCAACGCTTGAGAGATCAAAGATTTCATGGAATCCACGGTGCTCCGGAAGCGCCCGCACATGCAGTTGGTAATCCCTCACATCGTTGCTTCCAAAAGTGCCAAAGGCACGGACGCGAATGATACGGGCGGCGTGGTCGACAGCGAATTTCAGTGGCATGAGTAAACCCTCCGTCTACACGGTCTTCGCGCGCGGCAGCGGCCCGGTCCCGTCCGTGGCGCCGCCATCGGCGCGCACGGCCAGCGCGCTGTAGGGGGCGCCGCGGCGTTGCGCCGCCTCGGCGTGCTTGCGCTCGCTGATGTCCTGAAAAATCGTGATGAAATACCCGCGCCGCGGCGAGAAGGCCTGCACCGCATACCACCGCCGCAACGGCGCGGCATAGTCCTCAAACTCCATCGGCTGTCCGGTCAGCGCCACACGGCCGTAGTTGGTGATCCATTGTCGGACCACTTCGTCCATGCCGGGAATGACTTGTGTGACGCGTTTACCGATCACATCACCGCGCTTGAGGCCGGTCTGGCGCTCGAAGGCGGGATTGACATCGAGAAACTCGTAGTCGATCGGATAGCCGCGGCCATCGACCACGACCCGATGGATTGCGAACGCCGCCGGCATCGCGTGGAAGCAGGCACGGCAGTCGATCAGATCCTGCGGAACATTGACCGTCCCGCCGGCATCGACCGCGTTCCCCGCTGTCTCATCCGCCTCTGCCGGCACGGAGCGCGGCTCGAACCAGAGCAACCCCAGCACCATGAACAGCGACCCGCACAGCGCCAGCGTCTCCGGCAACAGTGGCCATTCGTAGCCGCCCCGGCCGCGCAGCAGTTCGGTCATGGTGATGATCCGCCGTGTCGCGCTCAGACTACAGCTGCCCATGATGAGCAGCGCCGCGATCCTGTTTTTGGGCGAGGTCATCAGCCGAAATGACAGCAGAACCGCGCAAAATTGCAGGAAGATGGAGAAGCCAACCACAAATCCGATGCTCATACTGCCCCCGATGGTGTCGTCCTGGAAGTCGGTTGTCTGTTTTCAGGTTATCGGAATTTTGCCGGAAACCTTACCCGCCTCGGAAAAGGGAGGCGCGCGACAAACCCGCGGAGTGGGTCGGGGTGCAGGGGAGGGGAGAGATAACGCGACCGCGGCGGTCAGGTTACTTCGATCACGGAGTTATAGCCACCGAATTCGTTTGGCTCCTTGCGTTCGTTGGCGGGATCCTCTTTCCACTCCGAGTCGATCAGGAACTTGTAGCGATACAGCCCGGGCGCCAAATCCAGCCTCAGCCGCCAGAGGCCATCGGCGTCCCTGGCCATCGACTGCGGCGTCCAGTTATTGAAAGTCCCTGCCAGAGCGACGTCCCTGCCATAGGGAGCATCGAGGACGAACGTCACCGGCCTGACCTGGTCGGTTGCCGGTTTTGTGGTCTTGCGCGTGGTCTTCTTCGCCGCCGGGCGGGCCGGCTTGGCGGCGGTCTTGGACTTGGACGTGGGCTTTTTCGCTGGCATGATTATCCCCCGGTCCTGGATGCTTCTCGCTTGTTTTTTCTCTCGGGAACCTATGTTCCCTGCCTGCGCATGCCAACCAGAATCAGCCACGTCCACGCCGGCTGGCCATCAATCTGACAACTCCCGGGACCGGCATCGGGAGTGTGCGGTCATTTACGAAGCCATAACTGAGTGGGAGGCAATGCCTTATTAATTCTTTCTTATTTTCGGCTTTACCTGCGGCGCTAATTGCGTTCCCGGCTGTTTTCGTCGGCGAAAATAGCGCCGGACAACTATTTTCGAATTATTTCTATTCCGATAATAATACTTGGGGGCTATTTTCACCCCCGGGCACCGAAATCCAAGAGGGGGGAGGGTGGCATGACAACCAAAACAGCGGGACAGAGACCGGGACGGATGGTCAAGGCGGGGGAGGGGTACTACGCCTTCGTGCCCGATCCGCCGCCACAGGAGATCGGCTGGACGCCGGCGTTGGTGCGGGCCCTCTCCGATGCCGACCGTCTGGTGGGCCGTTTGGCCGGCGAGGGCGGTCGGCTGCCCAACCCGCATCTGCTCATCCGGCCCTTTATCGCGCGCGAGGCGGTGCATTCCAGCCGGATCGAGGGCACACAGGCGACCATCGGCGAGCTATTGGCCTCCGAGGCGGGCGCGGCCATCGAGCGCAGTCCCGATGACCTGCACGAGGTCGGCAACTACGTGGTCGCGCTCGAATACGGGATCAAGCGGCTGAAGACCCTGCCATTGTCACTGCGGCTGGTGCGCGAACTGCACAAGAAGCTGATGAGCGGGGTGCGTGGCAACCAGGCCACGCCGGGGGAATTCCGCCGCACGCAGAATTGGATCGGCCCGCCCGGCAGCCGGATCGCCAACGCCACCTATGTCCCGCCGCCGCCGCCGGAGATGATGGAGGCGCTCGGCGAGTGGGAGAAATACATGCACCTCACCACCATGCCGCCGCTGGTGCAGATCGCGATCGGGCACTATCAGTTCGAGGCGATCCATCCGTTCCTCGACGGCAACGGCCGTGTCGGACGGCTGCTGATCACGCTCTTTCTGGTCGAACGCAAGATCCTGCCGTCACCGCTTCTGTACCTGTCGGCCTTCTTCGAGGCGACACGGCGCGAATACTACGATCGTCTGCGTGGCGTGACCGAGGCGGGCCGCTGGGGCGACTGGGTCGAGTATTTCCTCAACGGCGTGGCGCGGCAATCGGAGGATGCGCTCAGCCGCGCCGAGCGGATCAACACGCTGTTGGGCGAGTGGCGCAACCGGATCGCCGGCGCGCCCAGCAAGACGCCGGCGCAACTGCTCGCGCTGTTGGCGGAAAATCCCTTCTGCACGATCAAGGGTGCCGCCGAGCGGCTGGGCGTCGCCTTCACCACCGCCCAACGGGCGGTCGAGCGGCTGGAGAAGGAGAAGATTCTCACCCAGACATCGGAATCAAAGCGCGACCGTGTCTACTGCGCGAGGGAGATTCTCGCCATCCTCGAGGAGCCGCCGCACCTGGGCGGTTGAACGAATCGTGTCTTCCGCCACCGCCAAGCCGCTTGTGTCGGCTTGCGAACTCCCGTACGTTGTCCACGGGGCAGCCACCCGCCACCGAAGGGAGACAGATGCCGCAGGCAAAACAGGGCGATACGGTTACGGTGCACTACACCGGCAAGCTGGATGATGGCACCATTTTCGACAGTTCCGCCGGCGGCGACCCGCTCGAGGTCACCCTCGGCGCCGGCTTGGTGATTCCCGGATTCGAAAAAGTACTCTTCGGCATGAACGCCGGCGAGACACGCACCACGCGCATTCCCTGCGAAGAGGCCTATGGCCCGCGCCGTGAAGAGTTGGTGGTGCAGGTGGGACGACACCAGTTGCCCGAAGGCATGGAGCCGCAGGTCGGCGAACGGCTGCGATCGGAGCATCCCGACGGCGCCAGTTTCACCGTGGTGGTGACCGCGGTCACGGACGACGCGATCATCGTCGACGCCAATCACCCGCTGGCCGGGCAGGCATTGACGTTCGAGATCACGCTGGTCGAGATCCTGGCGGCGTAGTCTACGACACCGGCATCCAATAACTGATCTTGACGGCGAAGTAGTGGGAGCCCTCGGCCGAGAGCGCCTGCTCCAGCGATTTGAGCCGTACCCGCCGTCCCGGTTCCTCGAACCCGAAACGGTCCTGCTGCCAGACCAGGTAGAGGGTGCTGCCGGGGCGGAATTCCCAGCGCAACACTGCGTTGCTGCGGAACGATCGCACGCCGAAGTCGTCGGCGCGGAAGTCGAAGGTGTTTGCGCCGTCGGTGACCACGTAGCGGCCGTCCTCCACTTCGGTCAGGGTCCGTCCCGCGACACCATACTCGCGCAGATCGGTGCGGGCCGGCGCCGGCAGTTCGCCGAAGCCGCGATACTCGCCGCTGGCGGCAAACGGCTCCGCGTAGCATTCCAGACTCAGATCGGGCGTGAAGTAGCAGTTGAGCCGCAGCTGCGCCGAAATCTGCGAACGGTAGATATTCCCGAACACGTAGCGGTTGCCGTAGGTCGCCGGATTGCCGGCGTCGTCGGCATCGGGACGCAGGGTCGCCACATACTGACGGGCGTTGACTTCGCGCGAATAGCGCGGCTCAATCGAATACGAGACGCGGCTGCCGATGCGACCGCCCACTTCGAATCCGGCGCTCTGTTCCCAACTGCCGATGTCGTTGCTGAAGTAGAAGACGAACGCCGACAGCGTCGTGCGGCTGGTGAAGTTGTTGCTTGCCGAGATCTCGGTGAAGATGCCTTGCGGCGTTCCCGCCAATGGCCCGCCGCGGGTCAGATCGTCGGACTTGCCCGGCCAGTCGTAGCCGACGAAGTATTGCGTCCGCCAGAAGTTGCGGAAGGTCGCTTCGATGTCCAGTTCGGCGAAGGACAGCATGTGCGAGGGATCGTGCGCGGGCTTCTTCACCGCGGCGAAATTCCAGAAGGAGTTCTGCGAAAGGGTGATCTCGTAGCTGCGGAAGAGCGGCCCGGGCCGCTGCTCGCGGTAGATGAGATGGCTCCACGCGTCGATGTCGTCGACTTTGCTGACGATGCCGGCGTCGTTGAGCTCGAACTCCGGCGATTCCACCGAGAAGCCGCCGCCCCAGAGCCAGTGGCGCCCTGAGCGTTTGCCGCCGCGCAGCCCGAAGGCGTACCCCGACAGCGCGGTCGCGCCCGAGTCGATGCGGACATACCCGGCGTCGGGACGCTGGAAGTAGCGGGCGCTGGATTGCTGCGTGCGCAGGATCGCGCCCTCGCTGCCTTCGACACGGCTGAAGCCGGCGAAACCGACGATGTCGTAGGCGCCGCCCTTGAAACGCAGATTCCAGTCGGCGCTCCCTGTAACGGCGCGCCGGCGCAGGAGCGAAGCCAACGGATCCGCGGCGTCGAGGTCGCGCTCGAC from bacterium includes:
- a CDS encoding HNH endonuclease, which produces MGQRGFHNGNGLSRPVLVLNQNYEPLTVCPARRAVVLVFLGKAEIIEYLEGGMVHSARDSFPLPSVVRLGVYISRPQKRVLLTRRNIIKRDGHRCQYCGQSRTAMTVDHVIPKNRGGEETWENLVCACVRCNNKKGDRTPEEAAMPLRRQPRRPTHITFIQRFIGLGDQRWKQYLFLD
- the trpS gene encoding tryptophan--tRNA ligase, producing MAANKIILSGMQPTGRLHLGNYEGALKNWVRLQQDHEMYCCIVDWHALTSDYNDTAQLPERIRQMAIDYIAAGLDPARTAVFIQSQVKEHAELHLLFSMITPIPWLERVPSYKDKANELGLDSYGFLGYPLLQAADILVYRAGGVPVGQDQLPHIELTREVARRFNSLYGEVFPEPQSLLTPFAAVPGLDGRKMSKSYNNEISLSHSEDETRARLKKMFTDPNKLRKGDPGRPEICPVYSLHKIYTPTHESEIAPPCRSGALGCVDCKMRLADNLNATLRPVRERRAALEKDQPTLDKALKVGADKARARAADTMTEVRRAMHLPA
- a CDS encoding CHRD domain-containing protein — its product is MRKSMATALSAIGVAAWLTATVTVAAPPRNFRTHLSGDEETPAVSTLAQGQAEFQLSGDGLTLSYKLIVANIENVRAAHIHTAPAGTAGPVVVGLYLGPTLPGRTDGVLAEGVITASNLTGPLAGHPLSDLIAIIDAGGAYVNVHTDQHPSGEIRGQID
- a CDS encoding PAS domain S-box protein, yielding MSIGFVVGFSIFLQFCAVLLSFRLMTSPKNRIAALLIMGSCSLSATRRIITMTELLRGRGGYEWPLLPETLALCGSLFMVLGLLWFEPRSVPAEADETAGNAVDAGGTVNVPQDLIDCRACFHAMPAAFAIHRVVVDGRGYPIDYEFLDVNPAFERQTGLKRGDVIGKRVTQVIPGMDEVVRQWITNYGRVALTGQPMEFEDYAAPLRRWYAVQAFSPRRGYFITIFQDISERKHAEAAQRRGAPYSALAVRADGGATDGTGPLPRAKTV
- a CDS encoding glycogen-binding domain-containing protein, which encodes MPAKKPTSKSKTAAKPARPAAKKTTRKTTKPATDQVRPVTFVLDAPYGRDVALAGTFNNWTPQSMARDADGLWRLRLDLAPGLYRYKFLIDSEWKEDPANERKEPNEFGGYNSVIEVT
- a CDS encoding Fic family protein, which encodes MTTKTAGQRPGRMVKAGEGYYAFVPDPPPQEIGWTPALVRALSDADRLVGRLAGEGGRLPNPHLLIRPFIAREAVHSSRIEGTQATIGELLASEAGAAIERSPDDLHEVGNYVVALEYGIKRLKTLPLSLRLVRELHKKLMSGVRGNQATPGEFRRTQNWIGPPGSRIANATYVPPPPPEMMEALGEWEKYMHLTTMPPLVQIAIGHYQFEAIHPFLDGNGRVGRLLITLFLVERKILPSPLLYLSAFFEATRREYYDRLRGVTEAGRWGDWVEYFLNGVARQSEDALSRAERINTLLGEWRNRIAGAPSKTPAQLLALLAENPFCTIKGAAERLGVAFTTAQRAVERLEKEKILTQTSESKRDRVYCAREILAILEEPPHLGG
- a CDS encoding peptidylprolyl isomerase; the encoded protein is MPQAKQGDTVTVHYTGKLDDGTIFDSSAGGDPLEVTLGAGLVIPGFEKVLFGMNAGETRTTRIPCEEAYGPRREELVVQVGRHQLPEGMEPQVGERLRSEHPDGASFTVVVTAVTDDAIIVDANHPLAGQALTFEITLVEILAA
- a CDS encoding DUF5916 domain-containing protein, whose product is MTAPRWAVPLAGALILMATVAAAQNGAPKERKTLTATRVASGDVRIDGRLDEAFWRQIPMADDFVQKEPNEGSTPSDRTEVGFVYDDDALYVGARMHCAHPESLRIELNRRDNPGNSEQLIVSIDSYRDRRTCYDFGVSVAGVRTDRYHSYDHEYDKDFSFNPVWDARTAIDSLGWTCEMRIPFSQLRFIDQEVQVWGVNMNRWIPARNEDIFWVPVPKSETGWSSWFGDLRGIRGIQPSRRLELLPYSAADLHLESESDPDNPFGDGSDFNGRVGADLKMGLGPNLTLDATINPDFGQVEADPAVVNLSAYETVFSEKRPFFIEGSQLFSVEGEDYFYSRRIGARPRGPAEGDYVDFPGSATILGAAKVTGRTAGGLSIGALSALTAREHARTYDKSTDQEAEIEVEPATGYGVLRLQQEFGASQSTAGIILTGVERDLDAADPLASLLRRRAVTGSADWNLRFKGGAYDIVGFAGFSRVEGSEGAILRTQQSSARYFQRPDAGYVRIDSGATALSGYAFGLRGGKRSGRHWLWGGGFSVESPEFELNDAGIVSKVDDIDAWSHLIYREQRPGPLFRSYEITLSQNSFWNFAAVKKPAHDPSHMLSFAELDIEATFRNFWRTQYFVGYDWPGKSDDLTRGGPLAGTPQGIFTEISASNNFTSRTTLSAFVFYFSNDIGSWEQSAGFEVGGRIGSRVSYSIEPRYSREVNARQYVATLRPDADDAGNPATYGNRYVFGNIYRSQISAQLRLNCYFTPDLSLECYAEPFAASGEYRGFGELPAPARTDLREYGVAGRTLTEVEDGRYVVTDGANTFDFRADDFGVRSFRSNAVLRWEFRPGSTLYLVWQQDRFGFEEPGRRVRLKSLEQALSAEGSHYFAVKISYWMPVS